In the genome of Pseudomonas fluorescens, the window GGGCTTTTTCATGTCTGAAAAATACCCGCCGGTTTTATCCCGGGAGCACTACGCTGCCCCTAGCGCCGATCCAGCCAAACAGTCTGTGCATTACAGAATTCGCGCACCCCGAAATGCGAGAGCTCCCGGCCAAAGCCACTCTTCTTCACGCCACCAAAACTGACACGCGGATCGCTGGCGCTATAGCCGTTGATGAACACGCCGCCGGTTTCAAGTTCGCCTGCCATCTGCCGGGCAAGTTCGACATTGCGCGTGTAGAGGGTGGCGGTGAGGCCGAACTCGCTGTCATTGGCCAGCTCCAGCGCATGGGCGGCGTCTCGGGCCGTGATGATTGAAGCCACAGGACCAAACAATTCCTGTTTGAATGATGTCATCTGATCGGTCACGTCGCCGAGTACGGTGGGCTCATAGTAGTTGCCAGGGCCTTCCGCCTTGTTTCCACCCATCAGCAAGGTCGCACCTTCTTCCAGTGTGTCGCGCACCTGTTGATCCAGTTCGTCGCGCAGGTCGAAGCGAGCCATCGGGCCGATGTAGGTGGTGGTAGCCAGTGGATCACCGACAACCAGTTGTTGGGTGGCTTCGACGAACTTGCGGGTAAATTCCTCGACAATGCCTTGCTCGACAATCAGGCGTTTGGCAGCGGCGCAGACTTGCCCGGTGTTTTGATAGCGCCCGATCACGGCGGCTTTCACCGCCTCATCGAGGTCGGCGTCGTCGAGCACGATAAATGGGTCGGAACCACCGAGCTCCAATACACATTTCTTCAGTGCAGCTCCGGCCTGAGCACCGATGGCCATGCCCGCGCGCACGCTACCGGTGAGGGTGACAGCCGCGATGCGTGGGTCGGCAATAGCCTTGGATACACCTTCCGGGGTGACGTTGATGACCTCGAAAACACCTTCGGGGAAGTCCGCTTGCTTGAAGGCCTCCAGCAGCAGGTAGGCGCTGCCCATGACGTTTGGCGCGTGCTTGAGCACGTAGGTATTGCCGGCGAGCAGGGTGGGGACCGCGCCGCGCAGGACTTGCCAGATGGGGAAGTTCCACGGCATCACGGCGAGAATCGGGCCGAGAGGGCGATATTCAATGCGTGCCCTGCCGCCTTCCACCAAGGTTGGTTCCGGGCTAAGCATGGCGGGGCCGTGTTCGGCGTACCACTCGCAGAGCTGTGCACATTTTTCAACTTCGCCGCGGGCCTGAGCAATCGGCTTGCCCATCTCCAGGGTGATCATGTTCGCCATGGCCTCGGCATTGTTGCGCAAGGCCTGGCCGAGGTTGATCAACAGCTGCGCGCGTTGTTCAACCGGTTTGCCGCGCCAGGCACGAAACCCGGTAGCGGCCCGCGTCAGCGCGGCCTGCAGTGCCAAATCGGATTCGAAAGGGTAATGGCCGATCTGCTCGCCAGTAGTGGGGTTGATCGAAATGGCATGGGTAAGGCTGGATACGTTGGTCATGGCACCGTCCTGCGAGGTAGGAATGTGCTCAGGGTATGGGGCTGTATGTTTTCTGGAAACTGAATAATACTGAGCATAACGTTCACGTTTGGAGAATGACTTGGATCTGGTTCAGCTCGAAATCTTCAAGGCTGTCGCCGAGCACGGCAGCATCAGCGTGGCCGCCCAGCATATCCACCGGGTGCCATCGAATCTCACGACCCGAATCAAGCAGCTTGAACTGGACCTGGGTGTGGACCTGTTTATCCGCGAGAAGAGTCGACTGCGCCTGTCGCCGGCCGGCTGGAGCTTTCTGGATTACGCTCGACGTATTCTCGACCTGGTTCAGGAAGCGCGCGCCACCGTGGCGGGTGAAGAACCCCAGGGAGCCTTCGCCCTGGGTTCGCTGGAAAGTACTGCAGCGGTACGTATTCCAGAGCTATTGGCCGCCTATAACCAGAAGCACGCCAAGGTCGAACTGGACCTGTCCACCGGCCCCTCCGGGACCATGATCGATGGGGTGTTGTCGGGGCGGCTGGCCGCTGCATTCGTCGATGGGCCGGTGTTGCATCCGGCGCTGGAAGGCGTGCCTGCATTCGAGGAGGAAATGGTCCTGATCGCACCGCTCAACCATGAGCCGATTCATCGGGCCAAGGATGTGAATGGCGAAAACATCTATGCCTTCCGCTCCAACTGCTCTTATCGCCACCACTTCGAAAGCTGGTTCGCCAATGGCGCGGCGGTACCCGGCAAGATTTTCGAAATGGAGTCCTATCACGGCATGCTGGCCTGCGTCAGCGCCGGTGCCGGCCTGGCGCTGATGCCCCGCAGCATGCTCGAAAGCATGCCTGGATGCACGACGGTCAGCGTCTGGCCGTTGTCGGAGTCGTTCCGCTATCTGCGCACCTGGCTGGTGTGGCGTAGGGGGACGGTGTCGCAGAGCCTGACGATGTTTGTGCGTTTGCTTGAGGAGCGCGGGGTGGTGTTGGTCGAAAAATAGTGGAAAGTTAACGGTCTGTGCTGAAAAACCGGATAATGGCGGCCAAATCGTATAGCTCGTTATTCTGGTAAGCACGCATGGAAATCAAGGTCAACTTTCTCGACAACCTTCGACTTGAGGCCAAGTTCGACGACTTCACGGTGATCGCCGATCAACCCATTCGCTACAAGGGCGATGGCTCGGCACCGGGGCCGTTCGATTACTTCCTGGCTTCGTCGGCGTTGTGCGCGGCGTACTTCGTGAAGTTATATTGCGAAACTCGCAATATCCCCACCGAAAATATCCGCCTGTCGCAGAACAACATTGTTGATCCGGAAAACCGCTACAACCAGATTTTCAAGATTCAGGTTGAATTGCCGGCGGACATCTCCGCCAAGGATCGTCAGGGGATCTTGCGCTCCATCGACCGTTGCACGGTAAAGAAGGTGGTGCAAACCGGGCCTGAGTTCGTGATTGAAGAGGTCGAAAACCTCGACGCCGATGCCCAGGCGTTGCTGATGCCGCACTCGACTGGCGAAGCGGGCACCTACATCGTGGGCAAGGACCTGCCGCTGGAGCAAACCATCGCCAACATGTCGGGCATCCTGGCCGACCTGGGCATGAAGATTGAAATCGCTTCGTGGCGCAATATCGTTCCCAATGTGTGGTCGCTGCACATCCGCGATGCGCACTCGCCGATGTGTTTTACCAACGGCAAAGGCGCGACCAAAGAAGGCGCGCTGGCATCGGCATTGGGCGAGTTTATCGAGCGACTGAACTGCAACTTCTTCTACAACGATCAGTTCTGGGGCGAGGACATCGCCAACGCGGCGTTTGTGCATTACCCGGACGAGCGCTGGTTCAAGCCTGGCCCGAAGGACGAACTGCCGACTGAAATCCTCGACGAGTACTGCCTGAAGGTCTACGACCGGGATGGCGAGTTGCGTGGCTCGCATCTGTACGACACCAACTCCGGCAACACCCAGCGTGGCATTTGTTCATTGCCGTTTGTGCGCCAGTCGGACAATGAGGTGGTGTACTTCCCGTCCAACCTGATCGAAAACCTGTTCCTGAGCAATGGCATGAGCGCCGGCAACACGCTGGCCGAAGCCCAGGTGCAGTGCCTGTCGGAGATCTTCGAGCGCGCGGTCAAGCGCGAAATCCTCGAAGGCGAAATGGCCCTGCCGGATGTGCCGCAGGAAGTACTGGCGAAATACCCGGGCATCCTGGCCGGTATCCAGGCCCTGGAAGAGCAGGGCTTCCCGGTGCTGGTCAAGGATGCATCGCTGGGCGGGGAGTTCCCGGTGATGTGCGTGACCCTGATGAACCCGCGTACCGGTGGCGTGTTTGCCTCGTTCGGCGCGCACCCAAGTCTGGAAGTGGCGCTGGAGCGCAGTCTGACGGAACTGCTGCAAGGCCGCAGTTTCGAAGGCATGAACGATCTGCCACAGCCGACCTTCGAAGGTCAGGCGGTGACTGAGCCGAATAATTTCGTCGAGCACTTTATCGATTCCAGCGGTGTGGTCTCGTGGCGTTTCTTCAGTGCCAAGCCGGATTTCGAATTCGTTGAGTGGGATTTCTCCGGTCAAGGCGAAAACTCCAATACCGAAGAGGCCACGACCTTGTTCGGCATTCTCGAAGACATGGGCAAAGAAGTGTACATGGCGGTCTATGAGCACATTGGCGCCAAGGCCTGCCGCATTCTGGTGCCGGATTACTCGGAAATTTATCCGGTAGAAGATTTGATCTGGGATAACACCAACAAAGCGCTGCAGTTCCGCGCTGACATCCTCAATCTGCACAGCCTGAGCAAGGTCGGCCTGAGATCGCTGGCCCAGGGTCTGGAAAACAGCGAGCTGGATGATTACACCGACATCACCACCTTGATCGGCATCGAGTTCGACGACAACACGCCCTGGGGCAAGTTGACGATCCTGGAGCTGAGGCTGCTGATTTATCTCGCCTTGCAGAAGTTTGACCAGGCCAAGGATCTGGTGGAAGCCTTCTTGCAATACAACGACAACACCGTCGAGCGCGGCTTGTTTTATCAAGCCGTGAACGTCGTGCTGGAAATGCAGCTGGACGATGATCTGGAACTGAGCGACTACGAGGTCAACTTCCGCCGGATGTTCGGCAACGAGCGGATGGACGCAGCGATAGGGTCCGTGGATGGCAGCGTACGTTTCTATGGTCTGACGCCGACGAGCATGAAACTGGAAGGGCTCGACAGGCACCTTCGCTTGATCGACAGCTATAAAAAGCTGCACATGGCGCGGGCGAGGGTGGCGGCCTTGTTCAGCTGATAGCGATAACAAAAAAGCACCTTGGGTGCTTTTTTGTTTTTTGGCGGCCGGCTAATCGTCTGTACGCGGTGGTCCCGCTTTTTGGCTATGACATGGGTTGTGGCTGCCTATGAGAAATCTCTTCTATATAGAAGGGCGTTCTGGCTCTTCTATATAGGCGTCCTTTGGGGCGTTTTACTGCTTTCTGCAGCTTATTGATAGAAAACCCAAATCAGTGCTTGACGGCAGATTATAGATGTCTATAATTCGCCCCACTTCCGGCGCAGTCGAAACGGAAAACTCCTTGGTAAACAAAGAGTTACGCAGTTTTCGACAGCAGGTTGCTTCAGTTCATCGAAGCCGAAAGGGAGTTGAAAAAGAGGTGTTGACAGCAGCGTGTAACGCTGTAGAATTCGCCTCCCGCTGATGAGAGATCTGAAGCGCAAGTGGTTGAAGTTGAAAAGGAAACTTGGAAAACTTCTGAAAAATACCACTTGACAGCAAATGAGGCTGCTGTAGAATGCGCGCCTCGGTTGAGACGAAAGATCTTAACCAACCGCTCTTTAACAACTGAATCAAGCAATTCGTGTGGGTGCTTGTGGAGTCAGACTGCTAGTCAACAGATTATCAGCATCACAAGTTACTCCGCGAGAAATCAAAGATGTAACCAACGATTGCTGAGCCAAGTTTAGGGTTTTCTCAAAACCCAAAGATGTTTGAACTGAAGAGTTTGATCATGGCTCAGATTGAACGCTGGCGGCAGGCCTAACACATGCAAGTCGAGCGGATGACAGGAGCTTGCTCCTGGATTCAGCGGCGGACGGGTGAGTAATGCCTAGGAATCTGCCTGGTAGTGGGGGACAACGTTTCGAAAGGAACGCTAATACCGCATACGTCCTACGGGAGAAAGCAGGGGACCTTCGGGCCTTGCGCTATCAGATGAGCCTAGGTCGGATTAGCTAGTTGGTGAGGTAATGGCTCACCAAGGCGACGATCCGTAACTGGTCTGAGAGGATGATCAGTCACACTGGAACTGAGACACGGTCCAGACTCCTACGGGAGGCAGCAGTGGGGAATATTGGACAATGGGCGAAAGCCTGATCCAGCCATGCCGCGTGTGTGAAGAAGGTCTTCGGATTGTAAAGCACTTTAAGTTGGGAGGAAGGGCATTAACCTAATACGTTAGTGTTTTGACGTTACCGACAGAATAAGCACCGGCTAACTCTGTGCCAGCAGCCGCGGTAATACAGAGGGTGCAAGCGTTAATCGGAATTACTGGGCGTAAAGCGCGCGTAGGTGGTTTGTTAAGTTGGATGTGAAAGCCCCGGGCTCAACCTGGGAACTGCATTCAAAACTGACAAGCTAGAGTATGGTAGAGGGTGGTGGAATTTCCTGTGTAGCGGTGAAATGCGTAGATATAGGAAGGAACACCAGTGGCGAAGGCGACCACCTGGACTGATACTGACACTGAGGTGCGAAAGCGTGGGGAGCAAACAGGATTAGATACCCTGGTAGTCCACGCCGTAAACGATGTCAACTAGCCGTTGGGAGCCTTGAGCTCTTAGTGGCGCAGCTAACGCATTAAGTTGACCGCCTGGGGAGTACGGCCGCAAGGTTAAAACTCAAATGAATTGACGGGGGCCCGCACAAGCGGTGGAGCATGTGGTTTAATTCGAAGCAACGCGAAGAACCTTACCAGGCCTTGACATCCAATGAACTTTCCAGAGATGGATTGGTGCCTTCGGGAACATTGAGACAGGTGCTGCATGGCTGTCGTCAGCTCGTGTCGTGAGATGTTGGGTTAAGTCCCGTAACGAGCGCAACCCTTGTCCTTAGTTACCAGCACGTCATGGTGGGCACTCTAAGGAGACTGCCGGTGACAAACCGGAGGAAGGTGGGGATGACGTCAAGTCATCATGGCCCTTACGGCCTGGGCTACACACGTGCTACAATGGTCGGTACAGAGGGTTGCCAAGCCGCGAGGTGGAGCTAATCCCACAAAACCGATCGTAGTCCGGATCGCAGTCTGCAACTCGACTGCGTGAAGTCGGAATCGCTAGTAATCGCGAATCAGAATGTCGCGGTGAATACGTTCCCGGGCCTTGTACACACCGCCCGTCACACCATGGGAGTGGGTTGCACCAGAAGTAGCTAGTCTAACCTTCGGGAGGACGGTTACCACGGTGTGATTCATGACTGGGGTGAAGTCGTAACAAGGTAGCCGTAGGGGAACCTGCGGCTGGATCACCTCCTTAATCGACGACTCAGCTGCTCCATAAGTTCCCACACGAATTGCTTGATTCATTGAAGAAGACGATAGAAGCAGCTTTAAGCTCCAAGCTGATAGCTCCAAGCTAACAGTTACGCGCTCGAAATTGGGTCTGTAGCTCAGTTGGTTAGAGCGCACCCCTGATAAGGGTGAGGTCGGCAGTTCGAATCTGCCCAGACCCACCAATTTTGTATGGGGCCATAGCTCAGCTGGGAGAGCGCCTGCCTTGCACGCAGGAGGTCAACGGTTCGATCCCGTTTGGCTCCACCATTAACTGCTTCGAAGCGTTTGAGAGTTTAGAAATGAATATTCCAAGGTGAATATTGATTTCTAGTCTTTTGATTAGATCGTTCTTTAAAAATTTGGGTATGTGATAGAAAGATAGACTGAACGTTACTTTCACTGGTAACGGATCAGGCTAAGGTAAAATTTGTGAGTTGCTCTTAGGAGCTCAATCGAATTTTCGGCGAATGTCGTCTTCATAGTATAACCAGATTGCTTGGGGTTATATGGTCAAGTGAAGAAGCGCATACGGTGGATGCCTTGGCAGTCAGAGGCGATGAAAGACGTGGTAGCCTGCGAAAAGCTTCGGGGAGTCGGCAAACAGACTTTGATCCGGAGATGTCTGAATGGGGGAACCCAGCCATCATAAGATGGTTATCTTGTACTGAATACATAGGTGCAAGAGGCGAACCAGGGGAACTGAAACATCTAAGTACCCTGAGGAAAAGAAATCAACCGAGATTCCCTTAGTAGTGGCGAGCGAACGGGGACTAGCCCTTAAGTGGCTTTGAGATTAGCGGAACGCTCTGGAAAGTGCGGCCATAGTGGGTGATAGCCCTGTACGCGAAAATCTCTTGGTCATGAAATCGAGTAGGACGGAGCACGAGAAACTTTGTCTGAATATGGGGGGACCATCCTCCAAGGCTAAATACTACTGACTGACCGATAGTGAACTAGTACCGTGAGGGAAAGGCGAAAAGAACCCCGGAGAGGGGAGTGAAATAGATCCTGAAACCGTATGCGTACAAGCAGTGGGAGCCCACTTTGTTGGGTGACTGCGTACCTTTTGTATAATGGGTCAGCGACTTATTTTCAGTGGCGAGCTTAACCGAATAGGGGAGGCGTAGCGAAAGCGAGTCTTAATAGGGCGTCTAGTCGCTGGGAATAGACCCGAAACCGGGCGATCTATCCATGGGCAGGTTGAAGGTTAGGTAACACTGACTGGAGGACCGAACCGACTACCGTTGAAAAGTTAGCGGATGACCTGTGGATCGGAGTGAAAGGCTAATCAAGCTCGGAGATAGCTGGTTCTCCTCGAAAGCTATTTAGGTAGCGCCTCATGTATCACTGTAGGGGGTAGAGCACTGTTTCGGCTAGGGGGTCATCCCGACTTACCAAACCGATGCAAACTCCGAATACCTACAAGTGCCGAGCATGGGAGACACACGGCGGGTGCTAACGTCCGTCGTGAAAAGGGAAACAACCCAGACCGTCAGCTAAGGTCCCAAAGTTATGGTTAAGTGGGAAACGATGTGGGAAGGCTTAGACAGCTAGGAGGTTGGCTTAGAAGCAGCCACCCTTTAAAGAAAGCGTAATAGCTCACTAGTCGAGTCGGCCTGCGCGGAAGATGTAACGGGGCTCAAACCATACACCGAAGCTACGGGTATCACCTTCGGGTGATGCGGTAGAGGAGCGTTCTGTAAGCCTGTGAAGGTGAGTTGAGAAGCTTGCTGGAGGTATCAGAAGTGCGAATGCTGACATGAGTAACGACAATGGGTGTGAAAAACACCCACGCCGAAAGACCAAGGTTTCCTGCGCAACGTTAATCGACGCAGGGTTAGTCGGTCCCTAAGGCGAGGCTGAAAAGCGTAGTCGATGGAAAACAGGTTAATATTCCTGTACTTCTGGTTATTGCGATGGAGGGACGGAGAAGGCTAGGCCAGCTTGGCGTTGGTTGTCCAAGTTTAAGGTGGTAGGCTGGAATCTTAGGTAAATCCGGGATTTCAAGGCCGAGAGCTGATGACGAGTGTTCCTTTGGAACACGAAGTGGTTGATGCCATGCTTCCAAGAAAAGCTTCTAAGCTTCAGGTAACCAGGAACCGTACCCCAAACCGACACAGGTGGTTGGGTAGAGAATACCAAGGCGCTTGAGAGAACTCGGGTGAAGGAACTAGGCAAAATGGCACCGTAACTTCGGGAGAAGGTGCGCCGGTGAGGGTGAAGGACTTGCTCCGTAAGCCCACGCCGGTCGAAGATACCAGGCCGCTGCGACTGTTTATTAAAAACACAGCACTCTGCAAACACGAAAGTGGACGTATAGGGTGTGACGCCTGCCCGGTGCCGGAAGGTTAATTGATGGGGTTAGCTAACGCGAAGCTCTTGATCGAAGCCCCGGTAAACGGCGGCCGTAACTATAACGGTCCTAAGGTAGCGAAATTCCTTGTCGGGTAAGTTCCGACCTGCACGAATGGCGTAACGATGGCGGCGCTGTCTCCACCCGAGACTCAGTGAAATTGAAATCGCTGTGAAGATGCAGTGTATCCGCGGCTAGACGGAAAGACCCCGTGAACCTTTACTATAGCTTTGCACTGGACTTTGAATTTGCTTGTGTAGGATAGGTGGGAGGCTTTGAAGCGTGGACGCCAGTTCGCGTGGAGCCAACCTTGAAATACCACCCTGGCAACTTTGAGGTTCTAACTCAGGTCCGTTATCCGGATCGAGGACAGTGTATGGTGGGTAGTTTGACTGGGGCGGTCTCCTCCTAAAGAGTAACGGAGGAGTACGAAGGTGCGCTCAGACCGGTCGGAAATCGGTCGTAGAGTATAAAGGCAAAAGCGCGCTTGACTGCGAGACAGACACGTCGAGCAGGTACGAAAGTAGGTCTTAGTGATCCGGTGGTTCTGTATGGAAGGGCCATCGCTCAACGGATAAAAGGTACTCCGGGGATAACAGGCTGATACCGCCCAAGAGTTCATATCGACGGCGGTGTTTGGCACCTCGATGTCGGCTCATCACATCCTGGGGCTGAAGCCGGTCCCAAGGGTATGGCTGTTCGCCATTTAAAGTGGTACGCGAGCTGGGTTTAGAACGTCGTGAGACAGTTCGGTCCCTATCTGCCGTGGACGTTTGAGATTTGAGAGGGGCTGCTCCTAGTACGAGAGGACCGGAGTGGACGAACCTCTGGTGTTCCGGTTGTCACGCCAGTGGCATTGCCGGGTAGCTATGTTCGGAAAAGATAACCGCTGAAAGCATCTAAGCGGGAAACTTGCCTCAAGATGAGATCTCACTGGGACCTTGAGTCCCCTGAAGGGCCGTCGAAGACTACGACGTTGATAGGTTGGGTGTGTAAGCGCTGTGAGGCGTTGAGCTAACCAATACTAATTGCCCGTGAGGCTTGACCATATAACACCCAAGCAATTTGCGTCGAAAGGCCAGATTGCGGTGTGTGAAGACGAAAGAACCGAAAGTTCGTGATACTCACAAAACACCAAGCTGTCACATACCCAATTTGCTGAAGCGCGGCCATCTGGTCACGACTCAGTACCCGAATTTCTTGACGACCATAGAGCGTTGGAACCACCTGATCCCATCCCGAACTCAGCAGTGAAACGATGCATCGCCGATGGTAGTGTGGGGTTTCCCCATGTGAGAGTAGGTCATCGTCAAGATTAAATTCCGAAACCCCAATTGCGAAAGCAGTTGGGGTTTTGTTTTTGTCCGCAGGAAATGGAAATTAC includes:
- a CDS encoding aldehyde dehydrogenase family protein, with protein sequence MTNVSSLTHAISINPTTGEQIGHYPFESDLALQAALTRAATGFRAWRGKPVEQRAQLLINLGQALRNNAEAMANMITLEMGKPIAQARGEVEKCAQLCEWYAEHGPAMLSPEPTLVEGGRARIEYRPLGPILAVMPWNFPIWQVLRGAVPTLLAGNTYVLKHAPNVMGSAYLLLEAFKQADFPEGVFEVINVTPEGVSKAIADPRIAAVTLTGSVRAGMAIGAQAGAALKKCVLELGGSDPFIVLDDADLDEAVKAAVIGRYQNTGQVCAAAKRLIVEQGIVEEFTRKFVEATQQLVVGDPLATTTYIGPMARFDLRDELDQQVRDTLEEGATLLMGGNKAEGPGNYYEPTVLGDVTDQMTSFKQELFGPVASIITARDAAHALELANDSEFGLTATLYTRNVELARQMAGELETGGVFINGYSASDPRVSFGGVKKSGFGRELSHFGVREFCNAQTVWLDRR
- a CDS encoding LysR family transcriptional regulator yields the protein MDLVQLEIFKAVAEHGSISVAAQHIHRVPSNLTTRIKQLELDLGVDLFIREKSRLRLSPAGWSFLDYARRILDLVQEARATVAGEEPQGAFALGSLESTAAVRIPELLAAYNQKHAKVELDLSTGPSGTMIDGVLSGRLAAAFVDGPVLHPALEGVPAFEEEMVLIAPLNHEPIHRAKDVNGENIYAFRSNCSYRHHFESWFANGAAVPGKIFEMESYHGMLACVSAGAGLALMPRSMLESMPGCTTVSVWPLSESFRYLRTWLVWRRGTVSQSLTMFVRLLEERGVVLVEK
- a CDS encoding OsmC domain/YcaO domain-containing protein; this encodes MEIKVNFLDNLRLEAKFDDFTVIADQPIRYKGDGSAPGPFDYFLASSALCAAYFVKLYCETRNIPTENIRLSQNNIVDPENRYNQIFKIQVELPADISAKDRQGILRSIDRCTVKKVVQTGPEFVIEEVENLDADAQALLMPHSTGEAGTYIVGKDLPLEQTIANMSGILADLGMKIEIASWRNIVPNVWSLHIRDAHSPMCFTNGKGATKEGALASALGEFIERLNCNFFYNDQFWGEDIANAAFVHYPDERWFKPGPKDELPTEILDEYCLKVYDRDGELRGSHLYDTNSGNTQRGICSLPFVRQSDNEVVYFPSNLIENLFLSNGMSAGNTLAEAQVQCLSEIFERAVKREILEGEMALPDVPQEVLAKYPGILAGIQALEEQGFPVLVKDASLGGEFPVMCVTLMNPRTGGVFASFGAHPSLEVALERSLTELLQGRSFEGMNDLPQPTFEGQAVTEPNNFVEHFIDSSGVVSWRFFSAKPDFEFVEWDFSGQGENSNTEEATTLFGILEDMGKEVYMAVYEHIGAKACRILVPDYSEIYPVEDLIWDNTNKALQFRADILNLHSLSKVGLRSLAQGLENSELDDYTDITTLIGIEFDDNTPWGKLTILELRLLIYLALQKFDQAKDLVEAFLQYNDNTVERGLFYQAVNVVLEMQLDDDLELSDYEVNFRRMFGNERMDAAIGSVDGSVRFYGLTPTSMKLEGLDRHLRLIDSYKKLHMARARVAALFS